Within the Streptomyces sp. R41 genome, the region ATCTCGCCGTGAACGTCCGCGCGGACACGCCTCCGTCGTGGCTGCGCGAGCGGATCGCCGCGTCGCTGAGCGGGCTCGCGGCCTACCCGGACGGGCGGGCCGCGCGGGCCGCGGTGGCGGCGCGGCACGGGCTGCCGGTGGAGCGGGTGCTGCTCACGGCGGGCGCGGCGGAGGCGTTCGTGCTGCTCGCGCGTGCCCTGAAAGTCCGCCAACCAGTCGTCGTGCACCCGCAGTTCACGGAACCCGAGGCCGCCCTGCGGGACGCGGGCCATACGGTCGACCGTGTCCTGCTCCGCCCGGAGGACGGCTTTCGTCTCGACCCCGCGGCCGTTCCCGAAGACGCCGACCTCGTCGTGATCGGCAATCCGACCAATCCGACGTCGGTGCTGCACCCGGCCGCCTCGATTGCCGGACTCGCCCGGCCCGGGCGGGTGTTGGTGGTCGACGAGGCATTCATGGATGCGGTGCCGGGTGAGCGGGAGGCGCTTGCCGGCCGGACGGACGTGCCCGGGCTCGTGGTGCTGCGCAGCCTCACGAAGACGTGGGGGCTGGCCGGACTGCGCATCGGCTACGTCCTCGCCGCTCCCGAGACGATCGCTTCGCTGGAGCGTGCCCAGCCGCTCTGGCCCGTCTCCACGCCCGCCCTCGCCGCGGCGGAGGCCTGTGTGTCCTCCCAGGCGCTGGCGGAGGCCGCGCACGCGGCGCACCGGGTCGCGGCGGATCGGGCCCATCTTGTGGCTGGGCTCAAGGAGTTCGAGGCCGATGGGCTGCGGGTCGTGGAGCCCGCGGAGGGGCCGTTCGTCCTGATCCGTCTCCCGCGTGCGGCTTCCGTGCGGCGGCGCCTTCGCGGGCTTGGCTTCGCCGTGCGGCGCGGGGACACCTTCCCCGGGCTCGACGAGGAGTGGTTGCGGCTGGCGGTACGGGACCGGGGGACGGTGAACCAGTTCCTGCAGGCCTTGGATCGGGCGGTGACGGTGGGCGGGGACTGAGGCAGGGGTTCTTCGCCCCCTCCGCCCCTACCCGTCCCGACCAGCCTTTCGGCTGCGGCTGCGTGGGGGCTGGTCGCGCAGTTCCCCGCGCCCCTTTTAGGGGCGCGGGGAACTGGGTAATCTTTTAAGCGGGGGTCGGGGGGCGCAGCCCCCAGGGACGGGACGGGTAGGGGCGGAGGGGGCGAAAACCCTCCCCCGTCAGCCCCGCCGGCGGCGCGTCAAAGCCACCGCTCCCCCGCCCGCCGCGAGCAACGCGACCGCGCCACCCGCGATGTACGGCGTCACGGAGCTGCCCCCGGTCTCGGCGAGGTCCGCCTCCGCGGGAGCCCCTTGGGGCTTCACGTCGGACGCCGGACCGGCGGGCTCGGTCTGCGGGGCGGGTGGCGCCGCGGGCGACGAACAGGTCGCCCCGGCCAGGGTCACGGTGCCCTCGACCTCGGCCACGTTCAGCTTCAACGGATTGATGGACACCGTGAGTTCGAGCGCGGACGCGGCGGCCGTACGGGACGTGGTCTCGGTCTTGGAGAGGTCGAGCCGGACCTCACCGACCCCGGGCACCTTCACCTCCGTCGGCCCGCCCACCGACAGCGTCACCTTCTTGCCGAGGACGGTGACCCCGCCGAGAAGGTTCGCGGTGGCCACGGGCTTCTTCCCGGCCTCGCACGTCGCCTTGGAGGTCACCTGCTCGACCTCGATGAGCGACAGCAGCGGCAGCCCGGGAACATGGACCACCGCGTGCGCGAGATGCGTGGAGCCCTCCGCCTTCCCGGCGGACACGGTGGCCTTCGCGGTGGCGACGTCCGCGCGCAGCACGCTGAACGCACGCCCGCCGTCGACACCGTCCAACCGCGCGGTGAGCGCGGTCTTCTGGGCGCTCTGCGGCGCCCGCACCTCGTTGAGGGAGACCGAAAGCGGAACGTTCACGGTCTTGTTGAGCAGGGACACGTCGAGCCCGGTACGGAGCACGACGGCGCTCGCGCGACCGTGGTCGGTGGTCGCGTGAGCGGAGCCCGCGCCGGCCAGCGCCGCGGGACCGGCGGCGAGGACACCGGCGGCCGCGGTGGCGGCGAAACGACGTGCGGGCATGCGGAAGTTGTTGCTGTTCAAGGGTGGGACCCCCATGGGAGAAAAGCTTGGGACCCGGCAAGAATTACGCACTGAGAGTGAACAGTCAGCAACCTGACGTGACTTCACTCCAACGTGGGGTTTCCGTAAATCAATTCGATTCTCCCGGCACGGATGTTCTCTGCCGTCACCCACTCAACTACCCCTGCGCGAATACGCCGGTTGACGCTCCGGCGCATGGGCGAAGGTGTTCAACGAGCCGGTCCGGCCAATCGTCACGCTCCGTCAACAGGCCAAAGGCAGCCTGTAGTGGCCGGACTTCCCGTCCACCCGACAGGCGGCGGGGCACAGGCGCTCCTATGCTGTTCATGCGGGGCCTTGGGGCCCGAGGGTGGGGCGGGGCATCCATGCTTGGAGTCAGCCATGACGCACTCATCCGGACGCTTGCGCAGGGGTGCCGTCACCGCCACGGCGGTGGGAACGCTCGTGGTGCCCCTCGCGGGCGGGACCGCCTTCGGGGCGCCCACTCCCGGTCATACGGCTGCCACCACCGTCACCGCGACCGAACCACCTTCGCCGTCCGCCTCGTCCTCGGGCGATGTCCGCGCGCTCACCCCTGATGTGACGCACCAGCTCGACGTGGCCGTGCAGCAGGTCATGCGGCAGGCGAACATACCCGGCGTGACCGTGGGCATCTGGACACCCGACAAGGGAAATTACGTGCGGTCGTTCGGGGTCGCCGACAAGAGCAACGGCCAGAGGATGTCACCGGATCTGTACATGCGGATCGGCAGCGAGACCAAGACCTTCACCGTGACCGCGCTGTTGAAGCTGGTGGACGAGGGCAAGGTGGGACTGGACGATCCGATCGGCAAGTACATCTCCGGCGTGCCCAACGGCGACAAGATCACTCTGCGTCAGCTGGCCGGGATGCGCAGCGGGCTCTTCAACTACTCCGAGGATCCGGACTTCTTCAAGGCGCTGACCACCGATCCTGAGCGGCCGTTCACGCCGCAGGAGCTGCTCAACTACTCCTTCAAGCACCCCGTGCTGTTCCCGCCGGGCGAGAAGTTCTCCTACTGCAACACCAACCTCATCCTGCTCGGCCTGGTCGTCGAGAAGGTGGGCGGTCAGCCGATTCAGGACTTCATCAGGAAGAACGTCCTCATACCGGCCGGAATGAATCACACGGTCTTCCCGACCGACGCGGCGTTCCCGAGCCCGCACGCCCAGGGGTACACGAACCAGACCGCGGACGGGAAGGTCGCGAACTCGACCAACTGGAACCCCTCCTGGGGCTGGGCGGCCGGCGCGATGATCTCCAACCTGAACGATCTGCGCACCTGGGCGCCCACGGTGGCCACGGGCGTGTTTCCCGACGGCTCCTACATGATCAGCCCCGCCACACAGAAGGAGCGGCTCACCACGCCCCCGACCACGATCCCCGGCGCCGGGTACGGCCTCGGTATCTTCAACGTCCAGGGCTGGATCGGACACAACGGCTCACTGCCGGGCTACGAGTCCCTGACGATCTACCTCCCGTCGGCGAAGACGACCCTCGTCGTGGTGCTCAACACCGACATCAACTACCAGGGCTCGGAGCCCAGCACCGTCGTCGGCGAGGCGGTCACGAAGATCGTCAGTCCGCAGCACGTCTTCAACCTGCCGGCACAGCCGGCCGCGCATTGACCGTCGCGCCGCGCAGGGTGCGCAGGCGCCGGACCCGCGGCACGGGCCGGGGACACCCGCTCCTCGACGCACGTCGGCCCTGGGGCCTGTCTTTCGGATCACGCCCGGGCCGCGGGGGTTGGCGCGCACATGAGCAGCTGTGAGGCGCCGTCGTCCGAAGTCGGCGTGATCCGAAAGGCAGGCTCTAGCCGACCACCCGCCCGTTCAGCACCACCCGGCGCGGAGCCACGAGCACCCGTACGTCCGCCCGCGGATCCGCCTCGTACACCACGAGGTCCGCGGGCGCCCCCTCGTCGAGGCCGGGCCGGCCGAGCCACTGCCGCGCGCCCCACGTGGTGGCGGACAGCGCCTCGACGGGCGGGATGCCGGCGGTGACGAGTTCGGCGACCTCGGCACCGGCCAGCCCGTGCGCGAGTGAGCCGCCGGCGTCCGTGCCGACGTAGACGGGGATTCCGGCGTCGTACGCGGCGCGCACGGTGTCGTAGCGCCGCTCGTGCAGTCGTCGCATGTGCGCCGACCAGCGCGGGAACTTCGCCTCGCCACCGGCCGCGAGCTGCGGGAAGATCGCGATGTTCACGAGCGTGGGGACGATCGCGACTCCGCGCTCGGCGAACAGCGGGATGGTGTCCTCCGTCAGGCCCGTCGCGTGCTCGATGCAGTCGATGCCCGCCTCGACCAGGTCCCGGAGCGAATCCTCCGCGAAACAGTGCGCGGTCACCCGCGCGCCCAGGCGGTGCGCTTCGGCGATCGCCGCCTCCACGGCGCCGCGCGGCCAGCAGGCACCCAGGTCACCCGTGCCGCGGTCGAGCCAGTCGCCCACCAGCTTGACCCAGCCGTCGCCGCGCCGGGCCTCCTGGGCGACGTACGCGACCAGGTCCTCCGGCTCGATCTCCCACGCGTAGTTACGGATGTAGCGGCGCGTGCGCGCGATGTGCCGGCCCGCGCGGACGATCTTCGGGAGGTCGTCGCGGTCGTCGATCCAGCGGGTGTCGGAGGGCGAGCCGGCGTCCCGGATCAGCAGGGTGCCCGCGTCGCGGTCGGTCAGCGCCTGCTTCTCGGAGACGCCCTCGGGGACGGGGCCGTGGGTGTCGAGCCCGACGTGGCAGTGCGCGTCGACGAGGCCGGGCAGCGCCCAGCCCTCGACGGTACGGACGTCACGGGCGCCGGCGGGACGCTCGTACGAGATCCTCCCGCCGACGACCCAGAGTTCGTCACGGACGTCGTCGGGCCCGACGAGGACCCGCCCCTTCACGTGCAGCACCGCGCGATCGCTCATGACGGCACCCTAATTCCTGCGGAACGGCGAGGCGCTAGGACCCCTTTTCGGCCTCTTCCTCGACATCCGCCATCGCCGGGTCGAGGAGCCGGGACAGGAAGTGGCGGGTGCGCTCGTGGCTCGGGTTGCCGATGACCTGCGCGGGTGTGCCGTCCTCGACGATCACTCCGCCGTCCATGAAGACGACGCGGTCGGCGACCTCGCGCGCGAAGGTCATCTCGTGGGTGACGACCATCATCGTCATGCCCTCGTTCGCGAGCATCCGCATCACGGCGAGTACGTCGCCCACGAGCTCGGGGTCGAGCGCCGACGTCGGCTCGTCGAAGAGCATCACCTCGGGGCCCATGGCGAGCGCGCGGGCGATGGCGACGCGCTGCTGCTGCCCTCCGGAGAGGGAGGCCGGGTACGCGTCGGCCTTCTCCGACAGGCCCACACGCCGAAGGTTCTCGGCGGCGATCCGGGCGGCCTCCTCCTTGCCGCGCCGCAGCACCCGGCGCTGCGGCAGGGCCAGGTTCTCGGTCACCGACAGGTGCGGGAAGAGGTTGAACTGCTGGAAGACCATGCCGATGCGACGGCGTACGGCGTCGATGTCGACGTCGGGGTGCGTGACCTCCGTACCGCCGACGAAGACCTGGCCCTTGGTGGGCTCTTCGAGGAGGTTCACGCAGCGCAGCAGCGTGGACTTGCCGGAGCCGGACGGACCGATGACGCAGACGACTTCGCCCTGTCCGACCTCCAGGTCGATGCCGCGCAGGACTTCGTTGTCGCCGAAGGACTTGTACAGGTCCCGGACCTGGATCTCCGGCGTACCGCTCGTGCGGTGGGTCTGAGGAGCACTGCTCACTTGGTGGCCTCCCCGGCCTTGGCCTCCAGGCGGCGTACGACGAAGCCGAGCGGCACGGTGACCAGCAGATAGCACAGGCCCGCGACCAGGATCGGCGTGGAGTTGGCGGTCTGGCTGGCCAGATCGCGCCCGAACTTGGTGAGTTCGCGCTCCTCCAGGGTGACACCGAGGAACAGCACCAGCGAGGAGTCCTTGAAGAGGAGGACGAGTTCGTTGGTGAGCGGCGGGATCACGATGCGGAACGC harbors:
- the cobC gene encoding Rv2231c family pyridoxal phosphate-dependent protein CobC produces the protein MRTEAAGEGEAHEADVHEGGAHDLRHHGDAEVRDDGSTLTDLAVNVRADTPPSWLRERIAASLSGLAAYPDGRAARAAVAARHGLPVERVLLTAGAAEAFVLLARALKVRQPVVVHPQFTEPEAALRDAGHTVDRVLLRPEDGFRLDPAAVPEDADLVVIGNPTNPTSVLHPAASIAGLARPGRVLVVDEAFMDAVPGEREALAGRTDVPGLVVLRSLTKTWGLAGLRIGYVLAAPETIASLERAQPLWPVSTPALAAAEACVSSQALAEAAHAAHRVAADRAHLVAGLKEFEADGLRVVEPAEGPFVLIRLPRAASVRRRLRGLGFAVRRGDTFPGLDEEWLRLAVRDRGTVNQFLQALDRAVTVGGD
- a CDS encoding SCO1860 family LAETG-anchored protein, whose product is MNSNNFRMPARRFAATAAAGVLAAGPAALAGAGSAHATTDHGRASAVVLRTGLDVSLLNKTVNVPLSVSLNEVRAPQSAQKTALTARLDGVDGGRAFSVLRADVATAKATVSAGKAEGSTHLAHAVVHVPGLPLLSLIEVEQVTSKATCEAGKKPVATANLLGGVTVLGKKVTLSVGGPTEVKVPGVGEVRLDLSKTETTSRTAAASALELTVSINPLKLNVAEVEGTVTLAGATCSSPAAPPAPQTEPAGPASDVKPQGAPAEADLAETGGSSVTPYIAGGAVALLAAGGGAVALTRRRRG
- a CDS encoding serine hydrolase domain-containing protein, which gives rise to MTHSSGRLRRGAVTATAVGTLVVPLAGGTAFGAPTPGHTAATTVTATEPPSPSASSSGDVRALTPDVTHQLDVAVQQVMRQANIPGVTVGIWTPDKGNYVRSFGVADKSNGQRMSPDLYMRIGSETKTFTVTALLKLVDEGKVGLDDPIGKYISGVPNGDKITLRQLAGMRSGLFNYSEDPDFFKALTTDPERPFTPQELLNYSFKHPVLFPPGEKFSYCNTNLILLGLVVEKVGGQPIQDFIRKNVLIPAGMNHTVFPTDAAFPSPHAQGYTNQTADGKVANSTNWNPSWGWAAGAMISNLNDLRTWAPTVATGVFPDGSYMISPATQKERLTTPPTTIPGAGYGLGIFNVQGWIGHNGSLPGYESLTIYLPSAKTTLVVVLNTDINYQGSEPSTVVGEAVTKIVSPQHVFNLPAQPAAH
- a CDS encoding amidohydrolase family protein; this encodes MSDRAVLHVKGRVLVGPDDVRDELWVVGGRISYERPAGARDVRTVEGWALPGLVDAHCHVGLDTHGPVPEGVSEKQALTDRDAGTLLIRDAGSPSDTRWIDDRDDLPKIVRAGRHIARTRRYIRNYAWEIEPEDLVAYVAQEARRGDGWVKLVGDWLDRGTGDLGACWPRGAVEAAIAEAHRLGARVTAHCFAEDSLRDLVEAGIDCIEHATGLTEDTIPLFAERGVAIVPTLVNIAIFPQLAAGGEAKFPRWSAHMRRLHERRYDTVRAAYDAGIPVYVGTDAGGSLAHGLAGAEVAELVTAGIPPVEALSATTWGARQWLGRPGLDEGAPADLVVYEADPRADVRVLVAPRRVVLNGRVVG
- a CDS encoding amino acid ABC transporter ATP-binding protein gives rise to the protein MSSAPQTHRTSGTPEIQVRDLYKSFGDNEVLRGIDLEVGQGEVVCVIGPSGSGKSTLLRCVNLLEEPTKGQVFVGGTEVTHPDVDIDAVRRRIGMVFQQFNLFPHLSVTENLALPQRRVLRRGKEEAARIAAENLRRVGLSEKADAYPASLSGGQQQRVAIARALAMGPEVMLFDEPTSALDPELVGDVLAVMRMLANEGMTMMVVTHEMTFAREVADRVVFMDGGVIVEDGTPAQVIGNPSHERTRHFLSRLLDPAMADVEEEAEKGS